GCGAGTGAGGGAGAAGGTGGCTGCCCCGGACCCCCGCGCCGGGGCAGCCTGCGCGGCACGATTTCTTTCGCGATTTCTCTCACGCATGACGGTCGCGCTCCCGGCGACCGCCTGAAGATCTTTCCATGAGGCGCACCGCGGAATCCAGCGCGACCGGAAATGGCTTGCAGAACATTTCTGGTGCACTGGAGATAAGTAGCTTTGTGGAGTGTGGTGGCGGGAAATATTCCTGCCACCACAAGTAATTACGCGGCGAATTCCGCACACGTTCAGCCGGCGGTGCGGCCGCCCGCCCAGGGCTCCTCGGACGCGCTCGCGCCCTCGGACCGCACCGGCTCGCACAGCACCGTGATGATCTTGTTGCGGCGTCCTGCCGGTGACTCCGCGGTCAGCCGGAGCGCCTTCAGGCCCGGGTCGGAGGCGTCATCGGAGAGGTCGACCTCGGCGGTGGCACCGGCGATCGGGACCCGGCCGAGGAGCTTGGCGAGCAGGCCGCCGACCGTTTCGACGTCCTCGTCGTCCAGCTCGGCCAGCCCGTACAGCTCGCCGAGGTCACCGATGTCCAGCCGGGAGGTGACGCGATAGCGGCCGTCGCCGAGCTCCTCGACGGGCGGCAGTTCACGGTCGTATTCATCGGTGATCTCGCCGACGATCTCTTCCAGGATGTCCTCGATGGTGACAATTCCGGCGGTGCCGCCGTATTCATCGATGACCACCGCGACATGATTGCGGTCCTGCTGCATTTCGCGCAGCAGATCACCGGCATTCTTGGTGTCGGGGACGAAGACGGCGGGGCGCATGGCCGTGGAGACCAGCTCGTTCTCGGCGTCGCGGCTGATGTGGACCTTGCGGGCGAGGTCCTTGAGGTAGACCACGCCGACGACGTCGTCCTCGTTCTCGCCGGTCACCGGGATACGGGAGAAACCGGAGCGCAGAGCGAGGGTCAGCGCCTGGCGGATGGTCTTGAAGCGCTCGACGGCGACCAGGTCCGTCCGCGGCACCATCACCTCGCGGACGAGGGTGTCGCCGAGCTGGAAGACGGAGTGCACCATCCGGCGCTCCTCGTCCTCGATCAGCGACTCCTTCTCCGCGAGGTCGACCAGCGAGCGCAGCTCGGCCTCGGAGGCGAACGGGCCCTTGCGGAAGCCCTTGCCGGGCGTGAGGGCGTTGCCGAGGAGGATCAGCAGCTGCGGGACCGGGCCCATGATGCGGGCCAGCGGCAGCAGCACATAGGCGGCGGCGGTGGCGGTGTTCAGCGGGTGCTGGCGGCCGATGGTCCGCGGCGAGACGCCGACGGCGACGTAGGAGACCAGCACCATCACGGCGGTGGCGACGGTCAGCGCCTGCCACGTCTTGTCGAAGGAACGCAGACAGGCGTAGGTGACCAGGACACCGGCGGCCATCTCACAGCCGACCCGCACCAGCAGCGCGACGTTGAGATAGCGGGTGGGGTCGGCGGCGACGGCGGCGAGCTTGGCACTGCCGCGGCGGCCGGAGCGGACGGCTTCCTCGGCCCGGAAACTGGTCGTACGGGCCAGGCCGGCCTCCGCGCAGGCGGCGAGCCAGGCGATCACGACGAGCAGGACCGCGACCGCGATCAGCTGGGTGGTCATCGGGGGTCCCGTCAGGTCACGGTGGGAGCCGGCGAGGGGCCGGTCAGGCCCTGCTCGGTCCGCCAGCCGTCGATGATCGCCGCCTGAAGGCCGAACATCTCGGCCTTCTCGTCCGGCTCCTCGTGGTCGTAGCCGAGGAGGTGGAGCACGCCGTGGACGGTGAGCAGCTGGAGCTCCTCGTCCATGCTGTGTCCGGTCGGGGCGTCCTCGCCCTGCTTCTTGGCGACCTCCGGGCACAGCACGATGTCACCGAGGAGCCCCTGCGGGGGCTCCTCGTCGTCCTTGGCCGGCGGACGCAGCTCGTCCATCGGGAAGGACATGACATCGGTCGGCCCCGGCAGGTCCATCCATTGGATGTGCAGCTGCTCCATGGCCTCGGCGTCCACGACAATCACGGACAGCTCGGAGAGCGGGTGGATACGCATCCGGGCGACGGCGTAGCGGGCGACATCCAGGATGGCCTGCTCGTCGATGTCCGTGCCGGACTCGTTGTTGACGTCGATGGACATGGGGGAGTTGCGTCTCACTTCTGTTTGCCGGGCGCGGGCCGGCCGGTGGTCCCGGCCGGCCGGGGCTCACTTGCCGTTGAGGCTGTCGTACTTCTCGTAGGCGTCGACGATACGGCCGACCAGCTTGTGGCGGACCACGTCCTGGCTGGTGAGCAGGGAGAAATGCACATCGTCGACGCCGTCCAGGATCTCCCGGACCTGGCGCAGACCGCTCTTCGTGCCGCCGGGCAGGTCCACCTGGGTGACATCGCCGGTGATGACGATCTTCGATTCGAACCCGAGGCGGGTGAGGAACATCTTCATCTGCTCGGGATTGGTGTTCTGCGCCTCGTCGAGAATGATGAACGCGTCATTGAGCGTCCGGCCGCGCATATACGCCAGCGGGGCGACCTCGATCGTGCCCGCGGCCATCAGGCGCGGGATGGAGTCGGGGTCGAGCATGTCGTGCAGCGCGTCGTAGAGCGGACGCAGATACGGGTCGATCTTCTCGTAGAGGGTGCCGGGCAGGAAGCCCAGCCGCTCGCCGGCCTCGACCGCGGGGCGGGTCAGGATGATGCGGTTGACCTGCTTGGCCTGGAGCGCCTGCACGGCCTTGGCCATCGCGAGGTAGGTCTTGCCGGTGCCGGCCGGGCCGATGCCGAAGACGACCGTGTGCTCGTCGATGGCGTCGACATAGCGCTTCTGGTTGAGCGTCTTGGGCCGGATCGTGCGGCCACGGTTGGACAGGATGTTCTGGGTGAGCACCTCGGCGGGCGTCTCACTGACCGCTCCCTCGCCGTCCTCCGCCGCGCGCAGCATGGCGATGGAGCGTTCCACTGCGTCCTCCGTCATCGGTTGTCCGGTGCGGAGCACCAGCATCATCTCGTCGAAAAGGCGCTGGACGAGGGCGACCTCCCCGGCGTCGCCGACAGCGCTGACTTCATTGCCCCGGACATGGATGTCGGTCGCCGGGAAGGCTTTTTCGATCACGCGCAGAAGGGAGTCTCCGGATCCCAGGACCGTGACCATCGGGTGTTTGGCCGGGACGGTGAACTGGGCGCGCGCCTGCGGTTGCGTGGGTGTCTGAGTCATGGGGCGGCTCGGTGGCCTGCTCAACCCCCATCCTTTGCTCGTATGAGGTGCCTGCCTGCACTCGACCTGCACTCGACCTGCACTCGACTCCTTGGGATACAAGAGTACGACGGGGCACCGACAAGCCCGAGGGCTTTTCCTGCCGGGGCGGGGCGGCCGGGGCGCACCCTGCCCGGTCCCGGGGCCGCTCAGGCCGGGCGGCGGAAGCCGATCGTCGGGACGGCGCGGGCCAGCGGGGCGGGCCGGTAGGCGGCGGGAAGCACCTCGTCCAGGAAGGCGTACTGGCGGCGCAGCGCGCCCGGCGCACCCGCCTCGCAGGCGCGCACCTGCTGCCACCAGCCGGCGATCTCGGCCCATCCCGGCGCGGACAGCGATCCGCCGAATTCCTGCACGGACAGCGCGGCGCTCAGCCCCGCGAAGGCGAGCCGTTCGGCGAGCGGCCAGTCGGCGAGCGTGCCGGTGACGAATCCGGCGACGAAGACGTCTCCGGCGCCGGTCGGGTCCAGCGCCTCCACGGCGATGGCGGGCACCTCGGCGCTCTCGCCGGTCCGCCCGTCCACCGCGTAGGCGCCCTCCGCACCCAGCGTGACCACCGCGAGCGGCACCCGGTCGGCGAGCTTGCGGGCGGCGGCGCGCGGGCAGTCCGTACGGGTGTAGCGCATCGCCTCCTCCGCATTGGGCAGGAACGCCTCGCAGTGTTCGAGGTCGGCCA
This Streptomyces decoyicus DNA region includes the following protein-coding sequences:
- a CDS encoding hemolysin family protein, translated to MTTQLIAVAVLLVVIAWLAACAEAGLARTTSFRAEEAVRSGRRGSAKLAAVAADPTRYLNVALLVRVGCEMAAGVLVTYACLRSFDKTWQALTVATAVMVLVSYVAVGVSPRTIGRQHPLNTATAAAYVLLPLARIMGPVPQLLILLGNALTPGKGFRKGPFASEAELRSLVDLAEKESLIEDEERRMVHSVFQLGDTLVREVMVPRTDLVAVERFKTIRQALTLALRSGFSRIPVTGENEDDVVGVVYLKDLARKVHISRDAENELVSTAMRPAVFVPDTKNAGDLLREMQQDRNHVAVVIDEYGGTAGIVTIEDILEEIVGEITDEYDRELPPVEELGDGRYRVTSRLDIGDLGELYGLAELDDEDVETVGGLLAKLLGRVPIAGATAEVDLSDDASDPGLKALRLTAESPAGRRNKIITVLCEPVRSEGASASEEPWAGGRTAG
- the ybeY gene encoding rRNA maturation RNase YbeY, with the protein product MSIDVNNESGTDIDEQAILDVARYAVARMRIHPLSELSVIVVDAEAMEQLHIQWMDLPGPTDVMSFPMDELRPPAKDDEEPPQGLLGDIVLCPEVAKKQGEDAPTGHSMDEELQLLTVHGVLHLLGYDHEEPDEKAEMFGLQAAIIDGWRTEQGLTGPSPAPTVT
- a CDS encoding PhoH family protein, producing the protein MTQTPTQPQARAQFTVPAKHPMVTVLGSGDSLLRVIEKAFPATDIHVRGNEVSAVGDAGEVALVQRLFDEMMLVLRTGQPMTEDAVERSIAMLRAAEDGEGAVSETPAEVLTQNILSNRGRTIRPKTLNQKRYVDAIDEHTVVFGIGPAGTGKTYLAMAKAVQALQAKQVNRIILTRPAVEAGERLGFLPGTLYEKIDPYLRPLYDALHDMLDPDSIPRLMAAGTIEVAPLAYMRGRTLNDAFIILDEAQNTNPEQMKMFLTRLGFESKIVITGDVTQVDLPGGTKSGLRQVREILDGVDDVHFSLLTSQDVVRHKLVGRIVDAYEKYDSLNGK